In [Leptolyngbya] sp. PCC 7376, a genomic segment contains:
- a CDS encoding phage tail sheath subtilisin-like domain-containing protein, which yields MPSYLSPGVYVEEVPSGSAPIAGVGTSIAAFIGTINPSAYQSDATTTQTVGSSAAPVAIGTGEGGNKKSYIFADLYPISGSNYGFFADGEAAAVESVTNNDADKTVTVKFDASVASGAAITGFYDTEVSAASTSTYAAESEIKLCTNFTEFKKYFGDFMDPTGDTAGQNTLAHSVYGFFRNGGTRCYIVWISGQDKIAGVLEDFEAIDEITLVLAPGSLELRDDISSHCSKMGDRFAILDSQEEQDLSSTSLVADLKPFNSDYAALYFPWIEVYDPNSDSNIFVPPSGAIAGVYARVDSQRGVHKAPANESILGALSLKYAISKAKQDGLNPDGINCIRQLNGNIRIWGARTLGGNANGEFKYINIRRHFNYLKESIDEGTQWTVFEPNTSELWAKIRRNVSAFLMIEWSNGALFGSTPEQAFYVKCDAETNPPEIRDAGQVVTEIGLAVVKPAEFVIFRISQWSGN from the coding sequence ATGCCGAGTTATCTTTCACCGGGCGTTTATGTCGAGGAAGTGCCGTCTGGTTCTGCCCCGATTGCTGGGGTTGGAACGAGTATTGCCGCCTTTATTGGCACCATTAATCCCAGTGCCTACCAAAGTGATGCCACCACCACCCAAACCGTTGGGTCTAGCGCTGCTCCAGTCGCCATTGGCACGGGCGAAGGCGGCAATAAAAAAAGCTATATCTTTGCGGATTTATATCCTATTTCTGGTAGTAACTATGGCTTTTTCGCCGATGGTGAAGCCGCTGCCGTTGAAAGCGTCACCAATAACGATGCTGATAAAACTGTCACAGTGAAATTTGATGCGTCGGTAGCCTCTGGAGCTGCAATCACAGGTTTTTACGATACCGAAGTCAGCGCGGCCAGCACCTCAACCTACGCAGCAGAAAGCGAAATAAAACTCTGTACTAATTTCACCGAATTTAAGAAATATTTTGGGGATTTTATGGATCCCACTGGCGACACTGCGGGACAAAATACCCTTGCCCATTCGGTGTATGGCTTCTTCCGTAATGGTGGTACTCGCTGCTATATCGTGTGGATTTCTGGTCAGGATAAAATCGCTGGTGTCCTCGAAGATTTTGAGGCAATCGATGAAATTACGCTGGTGCTCGCTCCCGGCAGCCTTGAGCTCCGCGATGATATTTCTAGCCACTGCTCTAAGATGGGCGATCGCTTTGCCATTCTTGACAGTCAGGAAGAGCAAGATCTAAGCAGCACTTCTCTGGTTGCCGATCTAAAGCCTTTCAATTCAGACTATGCGGCGTTATATTTCCCCTGGATTGAGGTGTATGACCCCAACTCTGATAGCAATATTTTTGTCCCTCCCAGTGGGGCGATCGCCGGAGTATATGCGCGGGTAGATAGTCAACGCGGTGTCCACAAAGCCCCTGCCAATGAAAGTATTTTAGGTGCGCTTAGTTTGAAGTATGCCATCAGCAAAGCCAAGCAAGATGGCCTAAATCCCGACGGCATTAATTGCATTCGTCAGCTCAATGGCAACATTCGTATTTGGGGCGCGCGAACCCTCGGCGGTAATGCTAACGGCGAGTTTAAATACATCAATATCCGCCGGCACTTTAATTACCTCAAAGAATCCATCGACGAAGGAACGCAATGGACAGTCTTTGAGCCTAATACCTCGGAACTTTGGGCAAAGATTCGCCGTAATGTATCTGCCTTCCTAATGATCGAATGGAGTAATGGCGCATTATTTGGCAGCACACCAGAGCAAGCTTTTTATGTGAAGTGTGATGCTGAAACTAATCCGCCAGAGATTCGCGATGCGGGGCAGGTGGTCACAGAGATCGGTTTAGCTGTTGTGAAACCTGCTGAATTTGTCATCTTCCGCATTAGCCAGTGGTCGGGCAATTAA
- a CDS encoding phage tail sheath subtilisin-like domain-containing protein: protein MQGFDFKIPGVTLDFSAPVPTEELLSGIPTFLGVPMAKDGSWDVKRLTLWTQFEQVFEATSDSFLEDTIRGFFENGGEICYVVPLRDKGFQALRDGLEQTELIENFDLICVPDVVLHPQAVQLQQMVVDHCEQMGDRLAILDALPDIDQQRDFLKGRSAAIYAPWLKTEFSDRPVPPCGHIAGVFTRNDRTVGVHGTPANIALEGVLDLTTLFTSAQQADFIAGDRPAVNYIRAFTGRGMRIWGGRTISTDPEWCYVGVRRLFIQFKRWCDFNLADIAFEENNFKLWLRIQREIAYYCETLWSQGALQGATPEQAYFVRCDGSTNPREVIDQGKVITEVGLAPTVPNEFIHLTLVHGENGVAVN from the coding sequence ATGCAAGGTTTTGACTTCAAAATTCCGGGAGTAACGCTCGATTTTTCCGCCCCTGTACCGACGGAAGAATTACTATCGGGCATTCCCACATTTCTTGGCGTTCCGATGGCAAAAGATGGTTCTTGGGATGTCAAACGCTTAACCCTCTGGACACAATTTGAACAGGTTTTTGAGGCGACATCCGATAGTTTTCTTGAAGATACAATCCGTGGTTTCTTCGAGAATGGTGGCGAAATTTGCTATGTCGTACCGCTTCGAGATAAAGGATTTCAAGCGTTACGAGATGGTCTAGAACAAACAGAACTGATCGAAAATTTTGATTTGATCTGTGTGCCTGACGTGGTGCTCCATCCCCAAGCCGTTCAACTGCAACAAATGGTGGTAGATCATTGCGAACAAATGGGCGATCGCCTCGCGATTTTGGATGCCTTACCAGATATCGATCAACAGCGGGATTTCCTGAAAGGTCGCAGTGCCGCCATTTATGCCCCTTGGCTAAAGACAGAATTCAGCGATCGCCCGGTTCCACCCTGTGGTCATATTGCTGGAGTATTTACCCGCAATGATCGCACTGTCGGCGTTCATGGCACGCCCGCCAATATTGCCCTCGAAGGCGTTCTTGATCTCACAACCCTATTTACTTCTGCCCAACAAGCTGACTTTATTGCGGGCGATCGCCCAGCAGTAAATTACATTCGAGCCTTTACCGGACGAGGAATGCGAATTTGGGGCGGACGTACCATTAGCACCGACCCAGAGTGGTGTTATGTTGGCGTGCGGCGATTGTTTATCCAGTTCAAACGGTGGTGTGATTTCAACTTGGCGGACATCGCCTTTGAGGAAAACAATTTTAAGTTGTGGCTGAGGATCCAGCGGGAAATTGCCTACTACTGCGAAACCCTCTGGAGCCAAGGCGCATTACAAGGAGCCACTCCCGAGCAAGCTTACTTTGTTCGTTGTGATGGCAGTACCAATCCCCGCGAAGTGATCGATCAAGGCAAAGTGATTACCGAAGTGGGACTTGCTCCAACCGTTCCTAACGAATTTATCCATCTCACCCTTGTCCACGGCGAAAACGGAGTGGCCGTTAACTAA
- a CDS encoding phage tail protein, translated as MPTISNDHDPYSVYNFWVEWDNIVHAGFQECSGLSLTRNAGTYREGTDTSLGQRQIPGLNTKGNITLKRGMTSNDEMFKWHSAIFGGVTERRNLSIVLTDDVGSEVVRWNLSNCWPTTWTGPDLNATAEDFAIESLELVYEGIAFEKT; from the coding sequence ATGCCTACGATTAGCAATGACCATGATCCATATTCTGTGTATAACTTTTGGGTTGAGTGGGACAATATCGTCCATGCTGGCTTCCAAGAATGCAGTGGCCTATCTCTCACTCGAAACGCAGGGACTTACCGCGAAGGAACTGATACCAGTCTCGGGCAGCGTCAAATTCCCGGTTTGAATACAAAGGGGAATATCACCCTTAAACGCGGTATGACCAGCAACGACGAAATGTTCAAATGGCATAGTGCAATTTTTGGTGGCGTCACAGAACGGCGCAATCTTTCGATTGTATTGACTGATGATGTGGGTAGCGAAGTCGTTCGTTGGAACCTCAGCAACTGTTGGCCAACCACTTGGACTGGCCCTGATCTCAATGCAACAGCAGAAGATTTTGCGATTGAATCTCTTGAGTTGGTTTATGAGGGAATTGCCTTTGAGAAAACCTAA